Proteins encoded by one window of Mercenaria mercenaria strain notata chromosome 4, MADL_Memer_1, whole genome shotgun sequence:
- the LOC123551437 gene encoding uncharacterized protein LOC123551437 — translation MLKHFPFDDPVLQDSSFLVPTSWEEIEQDAVVRLGRRFPGIIHPEDLDQLEEEYGDLQVLRSNVLPEYDEHTKLDEYWGKLASMRNKITGKSRFPTLTRLACALLTIPNSNADCERTFSCVRKVQTELRSDLDSTTITALLSCKIIRDRKCYDLNISDDLRLQSKKATHKYNKELCK, via the exons ATGCTGAAGCACTTCCCCTTTGATGACCCAGTCCTCCAGGACTCCAGTTTCCTGGTTCCTACCAGCTGGGAAGAGATCGAACAAGATGCAG TTGTGAGACTAGGAAGAAGATTTCCTGGTATAATCCACCCAGAGGACCTGGATCAACTTGAGGAGGAGTATGGGGACCTCCAGGTGCTCAGATCCAACGTACTTCCAGAGTATGATGAGCACACCAAGCTGGACGAGTACTGGGGAAAACTGGCATCCATGAGGAACAAAATAACAGGAAAGTCCAGATTTCCAACACTGACCAGATTGGCCTGTGCTTTACTGACAATACCTAACAGCAATGCTGACTGTGAACGCACATTTAGCTGTGTAAGAAAAGTTCAGACTGAGCTGAGGAGTGATCTGGACAGTACAACAATCACTGCTCTGTTGTCCTGTAAGATAATCAGGGACAGGAAATGTTATGACTTAAATATAAGTGATGACCTGAGACTTCAGTCAAAGAAGGCAACACACAAATATAACAAAGAACTGTGTAAATAA